The following proteins are co-located in the Carassius auratus strain Wakin chromosome 7, ASM336829v1, whole genome shotgun sequence genome:
- the mtm1 gene encoding myotubularin isoform X2, producing the protein MASAPIAPYNSSPLGNSSSPNASRESLKMEPLADVAMLPGEERVIDKDIIYICPFNAAVKGKVFITNYRLYFKNTDSESPVTLDVPLGVISRVEKMGGASSRGENSYGLEITCKDMRNLRFALKQEGHSRRDIFEIIFKYAFPLSHGMQLFAFLSQEKYEENGWNVYEAMEEYRRQGLPNSEWRVTFINKNYELCDTYPTILVVPFKATEEDLKRVATFRSRCRIPVLSWFHKENHAVITRCSQPLVGMSGKRNKDDERYLDLIREANGTTKLTIYDARPNVNAVANKATGGGYEGDDAYQNAELVFLDIHNIHVMRESLKKLKDIVYPNVEESHWLSSLESTHWLEHIKLVLSGAIQVADKVSSGSSVVVHCSDGWDRTAQLTSLSMLMLDSYYRTLRGFQVLLEKEWIGFGHKFASRIGHGDKNHADQDRSPIFVQFIDCVWQMTKQFPTAFEFNERLLVVILDHLYSCRFGTFLYNCESARESNNVRVKTVSLWSFVSSDASFYVNPFYTPESSRVLYPVASMRHLELWVTYYIRWNPRIQQQQQSPVEQRYKELLVLRDQYLKKLEELQLSDSAPSSTHLTNSSTPNAATPNQHITHLQTPF; encoded by the exons ATGGCCTCGGCTCCTATAGCACCTTACAACTCCAGTCCTCTGGGGAACAGCTCCAGCCCAAAC GCGTCCAGAGAGAGCCTGAAGATGGAGCCGCTGGCAGATGTTGCCATGCTGCCGGGAGAAGAGAGAGTGATCG ATAAAGACATCATCTACATCTGCCCTTTTAATGCTGCAGTCAAAGGAAAGGTGTTCATCACCAACTACAGACTCTACTTCAAGAACACTGACTCC GAGTCGCCAGTTACCCTGGATGTGCCATTAGGTGTAATAAGCCGTGTAGAGAAGATGGGCGGAGCCTCCAGTCGAGGAGAGAACTCCTATGGACTTGAAATCACCTGCAAG gacatGAGGAACCTGCGATTTGCTCTGAAGCAAGAAGGCCACAGTCGAAGAGACATCTTCGAGATTATTTTCAAATATGCTTTCCCACTGTCTCATGGAATG CAACTCTTTGCATTTCTGAGTCAGGAGAAGTATGAGGAGAATGGCTGGAACGTTTATGAGGCCATGGAAGAGTACAGGAGGCAG GGTCTACCCAATAGTGAGTGGAGGGTCACGTTCATCAATAAGAACTACGAGCTGTGTGACACCTATCCTACAATTCTTGTTGTTCCATTCAAGGCCACAGAGGAAGATCTTAAAAGAGTCGCTACCTTCCGCTCCCGCTGCCGCATCCCG GTGTTGTCATGGTTCCATAAAGAGAACCATGCTGTGATCACGCGGTGTAGCCAGCCATTGGTGGGAATGAGCGGCAAGCGCAACAAAGATGATGAACGTTATTTGGACCTAATCCGCGAAGCCAATGGTACCACCAAACTCACCATCTATGACGCCAGGCCTAATGTCAATGCAGTGGCAAACAAG GCCACAGGAGGGGGTTATGAGGGTGACGATGCTTATCAGAACGCCGAGCTGGTCTTTCTGGACATCCATAATATCCATGTCATGAGGGAGTCACTGAAGAAGTTAAAGGACATTGTCTACCCCAATGTGGAGGAGTCTCATTGGCTCTCCAGCCTTGAGTCCACCCACTGGCTAGAGCAtattaag CTGGTGCTATCAGGGGCCATTCAGGTGGCTGATAAAGTGTCTTCTGGGAGCTCTGTGGTGGTGCACTGCAGTGACGGCTGGGACCGCACGGCTCAGCTCACCTCTCTGTCCATGCTGATGCTGGATTCATACTACAGGACTCTCAGGGGCTTCCAGGTGCTGCTGGAGAAGGAATGGATCGGCTTCGGACACAAGTTCGCTTCA agaatCGGCCATGGAGACAAAAACCATGCAGATCAGGACAGGTCACCTATCTTCGTGCAGTTTATTGACTGCGTGTGGCAAATGACTAAACAG TTCCCAACAGCGTTTGAGTTTAATGAACGTCTCCTGGTGGTAATCTTGGATCACCTGTACAGCTGCCGCTTTGGCACTTTCCTCTACAACTGTGAGAGTGCCCGTGAAAGCAAT AACGTTCGGGTGAAGACGGTGTCTCTGTGGTCTTTTGTCAGTAGTGACGCGTCCTTCTATGTAAACCCCTTCTACACGCCAGAGTCCAGTCGCGTGCTTTACCCTGTAGCCAGCATGCGCCACCTAGAGCTTTGGGTGACTTATTACATTAGGTGGAACCCTCGCATACAACAACAG CAACAGAGTCCAGTGGAGCAGCGCTATAAGGAGCTACTGGTGTTGAGGGATCAGTACCTGAAGAAACTAGAGGAACTCCAGCTCTCAGACTCCGCCCCCTCCTCCACCCACCTGACAAACAGCTCCACCCCCAACGCTGCCACGCCCAATCAGCACATCACACACTTACAGACACCGTTTTGA
- the mtm1 gene encoding myotubularin isoform X3, translated as MEPLADVAMLPGEERVIDKDIIYICPFNAAVKGKVFITNYRLYFKNTDSESPVTLDVPLGVISRVEKMGGASSRGENSYGLEITCKDMRNLRFALKQEGHSRRDIFEIIFKYAFPLSHGMQLFAFLSQEKYEENGWNVYEAMEEYRRQGLPNSEWRVTFINKNYELCDTYPTILVVPFKATEEDLKRVATFRSRCRIPVLSWFHKENHAVITRCSQPLVGMSGKRNKDDERYLDLIREANGTTKLTIYDARPNVNAVANKATGGGYEGDDAYQNAELVFLDIHNIHVMRESLKKLKDIVYPNVEESHWLSSLESTHWLEHIKLVLSGAIQVADKVSSGSSVVVHCSDGWDRTAQLTSLSMLMLDSYYRTLRGFQVLLEKEWIGFGHKFASRIGHGDKNHADQDRSPIFVQFIDCVWQMTKQFPTAFEFNERLLVVILDHLYSCRFGTFLYNCESARESNNVRVKTVSLWSFVSSDASFYVNPFYTPESSRVLYPVASMRHLELWVTYYIRWNPRIQQQQQSPVEQRYKELLVLRDQYLKKLEELQLSDSAPSSTHLTNSSTPNAATPNQHITHLQTPF; from the exons ATGGAGCCGCTGGCAGATGTTGCCATGCTGCCGGGAGAAGAGAGAGTGATCG ATAAAGACATCATCTACATCTGCCCTTTTAATGCTGCAGTCAAAGGAAAGGTGTTCATCACCAACTACAGACTCTACTTCAAGAACACTGACTCC GAGTCGCCAGTTACCCTGGATGTGCCATTAGGTGTAATAAGCCGTGTAGAGAAGATGGGCGGAGCCTCCAGTCGAGGAGAGAACTCCTATGGACTTGAAATCACCTGCAAG gacatGAGGAACCTGCGATTTGCTCTGAAGCAAGAAGGCCACAGTCGAAGAGACATCTTCGAGATTATTTTCAAATATGCTTTCCCACTGTCTCATGGAATG CAACTCTTTGCATTTCTGAGTCAGGAGAAGTATGAGGAGAATGGCTGGAACGTTTATGAGGCCATGGAAGAGTACAGGAGGCAG GGTCTACCCAATAGTGAGTGGAGGGTCACGTTCATCAATAAGAACTACGAGCTGTGTGACACCTATCCTACAATTCTTGTTGTTCCATTCAAGGCCACAGAGGAAGATCTTAAAAGAGTCGCTACCTTCCGCTCCCGCTGCCGCATCCCG GTGTTGTCATGGTTCCATAAAGAGAACCATGCTGTGATCACGCGGTGTAGCCAGCCATTGGTGGGAATGAGCGGCAAGCGCAACAAAGATGATGAACGTTATTTGGACCTAATCCGCGAAGCCAATGGTACCACCAAACTCACCATCTATGACGCCAGGCCTAATGTCAATGCAGTGGCAAACAAG GCCACAGGAGGGGGTTATGAGGGTGACGATGCTTATCAGAACGCCGAGCTGGTCTTTCTGGACATCCATAATATCCATGTCATGAGGGAGTCACTGAAGAAGTTAAAGGACATTGTCTACCCCAATGTGGAGGAGTCTCATTGGCTCTCCAGCCTTGAGTCCACCCACTGGCTAGAGCAtattaag CTGGTGCTATCAGGGGCCATTCAGGTGGCTGATAAAGTGTCTTCTGGGAGCTCTGTGGTGGTGCACTGCAGTGACGGCTGGGACCGCACGGCTCAGCTCACCTCTCTGTCCATGCTGATGCTGGATTCATACTACAGGACTCTCAGGGGCTTCCAGGTGCTGCTGGAGAAGGAATGGATCGGCTTCGGACACAAGTTCGCTTCA agaatCGGCCATGGAGACAAAAACCATGCAGATCAGGACAGGTCACCTATCTTCGTGCAGTTTATTGACTGCGTGTGGCAAATGACTAAACAG TTCCCAACAGCGTTTGAGTTTAATGAACGTCTCCTGGTGGTAATCTTGGATCACCTGTACAGCTGCCGCTTTGGCACTTTCCTCTACAACTGTGAGAGTGCCCGTGAAAGCAAT AACGTTCGGGTGAAGACGGTGTCTCTGTGGTCTTTTGTCAGTAGTGACGCGTCCTTCTATGTAAACCCCTTCTACACGCCAGAGTCCAGTCGCGTGCTTTACCCTGTAGCCAGCATGCGCCACCTAGAGCTTTGGGTGACTTATTACATTAGGTGGAACCCTCGCATACAACAACAG CAACAGAGTCCAGTGGAGCAGCGCTATAAGGAGCTACTGGTGTTGAGGGATCAGTACCTGAAGAAACTAGAGGAACTCCAGCTCTCAGACTCCGCCCCCTCCTCCACCCACCTGACAAACAGCTCCACCCCCAACGCTGCCACGCCCAATCAGCACATCACACACTTACAGACACCGTTTTGA
- the mtm1 gene encoding myotubularin isoform X1 — translation MSLVEVEEANPVMASAPIAPYNSSPLGNSSSPNASRESLKMEPLADVAMLPGEERVIDKDIIYICPFNAAVKGKVFITNYRLYFKNTDSESPVTLDVPLGVISRVEKMGGASSRGENSYGLEITCKDMRNLRFALKQEGHSRRDIFEIIFKYAFPLSHGMQLFAFLSQEKYEENGWNVYEAMEEYRRQGLPNSEWRVTFINKNYELCDTYPTILVVPFKATEEDLKRVATFRSRCRIPVLSWFHKENHAVITRCSQPLVGMSGKRNKDDERYLDLIREANGTTKLTIYDARPNVNAVANKATGGGYEGDDAYQNAELVFLDIHNIHVMRESLKKLKDIVYPNVEESHWLSSLESTHWLEHIKLVLSGAIQVADKVSSGSSVVVHCSDGWDRTAQLTSLSMLMLDSYYRTLRGFQVLLEKEWIGFGHKFASRIGHGDKNHADQDRSPIFVQFIDCVWQMTKQFPTAFEFNERLLVVILDHLYSCRFGTFLYNCESARESNNVRVKTVSLWSFVSSDASFYVNPFYTPESSRVLYPVASMRHLELWVTYYIRWNPRIQQQQQSPVEQRYKELLVLRDQYLKKLEELQLSDSAPSSTHLTNSSTPNAATPNQHITHLQTPF, via the exons ATGTCTCTTGTGGAGGTGGAAGAAGCAAACCCAGTGATGGCCTCGGCTCCTATAGCACCTTACAACTCCAGTCCTCTGGGGAACAGCTCCAGCCCAAAC GCGTCCAGAGAGAGCCTGAAGATGGAGCCGCTGGCAGATGTTGCCATGCTGCCGGGAGAAGAGAGAGTGATCG ATAAAGACATCATCTACATCTGCCCTTTTAATGCTGCAGTCAAAGGAAAGGTGTTCATCACCAACTACAGACTCTACTTCAAGAACACTGACTCC GAGTCGCCAGTTACCCTGGATGTGCCATTAGGTGTAATAAGCCGTGTAGAGAAGATGGGCGGAGCCTCCAGTCGAGGAGAGAACTCCTATGGACTTGAAATCACCTGCAAG gacatGAGGAACCTGCGATTTGCTCTGAAGCAAGAAGGCCACAGTCGAAGAGACATCTTCGAGATTATTTTCAAATATGCTTTCCCACTGTCTCATGGAATG CAACTCTTTGCATTTCTGAGTCAGGAGAAGTATGAGGAGAATGGCTGGAACGTTTATGAGGCCATGGAAGAGTACAGGAGGCAG GGTCTACCCAATAGTGAGTGGAGGGTCACGTTCATCAATAAGAACTACGAGCTGTGTGACACCTATCCTACAATTCTTGTTGTTCCATTCAAGGCCACAGAGGAAGATCTTAAAAGAGTCGCTACCTTCCGCTCCCGCTGCCGCATCCCG GTGTTGTCATGGTTCCATAAAGAGAACCATGCTGTGATCACGCGGTGTAGCCAGCCATTGGTGGGAATGAGCGGCAAGCGCAACAAAGATGATGAACGTTATTTGGACCTAATCCGCGAAGCCAATGGTACCACCAAACTCACCATCTATGACGCCAGGCCTAATGTCAATGCAGTGGCAAACAAG GCCACAGGAGGGGGTTATGAGGGTGACGATGCTTATCAGAACGCCGAGCTGGTCTTTCTGGACATCCATAATATCCATGTCATGAGGGAGTCACTGAAGAAGTTAAAGGACATTGTCTACCCCAATGTGGAGGAGTCTCATTGGCTCTCCAGCCTTGAGTCCACCCACTGGCTAGAGCAtattaag CTGGTGCTATCAGGGGCCATTCAGGTGGCTGATAAAGTGTCTTCTGGGAGCTCTGTGGTGGTGCACTGCAGTGACGGCTGGGACCGCACGGCTCAGCTCACCTCTCTGTCCATGCTGATGCTGGATTCATACTACAGGACTCTCAGGGGCTTCCAGGTGCTGCTGGAGAAGGAATGGATCGGCTTCGGACACAAGTTCGCTTCA agaatCGGCCATGGAGACAAAAACCATGCAGATCAGGACAGGTCACCTATCTTCGTGCAGTTTATTGACTGCGTGTGGCAAATGACTAAACAG TTCCCAACAGCGTTTGAGTTTAATGAACGTCTCCTGGTGGTAATCTTGGATCACCTGTACAGCTGCCGCTTTGGCACTTTCCTCTACAACTGTGAGAGTGCCCGTGAAAGCAAT AACGTTCGGGTGAAGACGGTGTCTCTGTGGTCTTTTGTCAGTAGTGACGCGTCCTTCTATGTAAACCCCTTCTACACGCCAGAGTCCAGTCGCGTGCTTTACCCTGTAGCCAGCATGCGCCACCTAGAGCTTTGGGTGACTTATTACATTAGGTGGAACCCTCGCATACAACAACAG CAACAGAGTCCAGTGGAGCAGCGCTATAAGGAGCTACTGGTGTTGAGGGATCAGTACCTGAAGAAACTAGAGGAACTCCAGCTCTCAGACTCCGCCCCCTCCTCCACCCACCTGACAAACAGCTCCACCCCCAACGCTGCCACGCCCAATCAGCACATCACACACTTACAGACACCGTTTTGA